From the genome of Egicoccus sp. AB-alg6-2:
CGCTGACCTGCAACGCCTCGTCGAGGTCCGGGCCAGCTTCCCAGACCGCCTCGAGGGCATCGGCGGCGTCACGTCGGTCGACGAACCACTCCGACTGGATCTCCTTGCCCGCGCTCGGTGTGTGACCCAGACGGAAATGCGGCAACCGCTCGTGCCACGGACCGGGGCAGCCGAGTTGCTGCGTGACGGACTCGGTCGACATGCCGAGGATCGGGTGACGCGGCCGGGTCGCGCGGGCGGCACCGAACAGCTCGGTCGGGTCGTCGGCAGGGTCACGCATGTCCTTGTGCAGCACGGTCTCGATCACGTCGTCCTGCCAGCGGGTGAAACAGCTCACGCTGTCGGCACCGGCCAAGATCTCGGCGAGGTTGGCGGCAAGTGCGGACCGGGAGAGGTTCACGTAGGCGCGCTGATGTACCGGCTGTGCCGGCACCAGGTCCAGCGTGAGGGCCGTGACGACCCCGAGTGCACCGAGGTGCACGACACAACCCGGGAAGATGTCGGGATCGTTGGCCCGGCTGACGGTCACCAGCTCGCCGGTCCCGTCCACGAACTCCATCGCCGACACGGCAGCGGCAAGGTTGCGATGACGCACCCCGGACCCGTGGGTAGCCGTGGCACAGGCGCCAGCAACGCTGATGTGCGGCAACGAGGCCAAGTTCGGCAGGGCGAGCCCGTGGTCATGAAGCACGGGCGCGATGTGGCCATAGGTCGACCCCCCCGACACCCGGGCGGTCGCCGAAACGTCGTCAACCTCTACGAACTGCTCCATCGCTTCCAGCGTCACCTGGACCGCCGAGGTGTCCGCCAGGCCGTTGAAGCTGTGACGAGTCCCCAATGGACGCAGCCTCGGTGTGGTGGCGACCACCTCCTGCAACGCTTCGAGCCCGGTCGGCAACCGCACCTCCCGCACCCCATAGGTGAGATTGCCACCCCAGTTCGTCCCCCGCTGGCTCACGCATCGACCCTTCAGGGCGGGAAATCGGCGTCCAACGCCAGACTGACGCGTCACCCTAGCTAGGCAGGTCCGCCGCGGCCGCCCGCAACGTCGTGTCGGCCACCGGCTGCTGCGCAACCGGTGGGGAACCGCATGTCGCGCGACAACGTCGCCGCTGCGGTGGCGCGCCCCGCTCGCGAGGCAGGCATCACCTGGAGGATGATCCCACACACGCTGGCGCATGCCGCGATCACCGCCGCGTTGAACGCCGGCGCGCACTGTGACGTGCAGGACCTCGCACGCCATACCGACCCCAAGACGGCCGCAATCGCCACAGCCTCGACCGGCACGCCACGCACGCCATCGCCCAGTACATCGCCAGCCAGGAGTAGAAAGGCCGGGCGTTGTCACCCGGTTGCTGCGTGGATCGCGTGTCGGCCTGGGATCGGGTCGGCGGTGGCTGCGGCTGGGTGGCGTTGACCTGCTCGCTGTGCGGCCGCCCCGGCGGTGATGACGAGCAGGATGCCGTCGAACCGGTCGCCGATGCGCTGGGTGAGCAGGATGTAGGCGGCCCAACCGACCGCGGCCACGGCGGCGTAGCCGACCCCGGCCGGGTCGATGCACCCTGCCAGGGCTGGGTGAGCAGCACGACGCCGATCAGAGCGAGCGCCGGCCAGCGAAGCGCTCGGATCTCGTGGCTGCGGAGAGCGGCGACGGTGAGGGGGCCGAGGAACTCGACGGCCACGGCGGTGCCGAGCGGGATACGGACGATGGATGCGAGGAACGCGATGGTGACGATCCCGGTGCTGATGCCGAGGCCGATCAGGACGGGCACGTCAGCGCGTCGGACTGGCGCAGCGGCGGTCGGGCCGGGGTCGAGGGCGCCGGCGGCAGCGCGCGGGTCGACCTGCGCCCGAGCGACGCGCTCGAGCTCGCTCTCGCCGCCGGGTCACCGATTCGCGCGTCCGCCCGCGCTCGCGGAGGGCTGAATCAGAGCAGGCTCATGCCACCAGGCTCGAGGACTTCCCCGACGACGCTGCGTCCATCGCGGTGGACATCCGGCGACAGTGGGAAGTCCAGCTGGAGCACGCCGCGGAGCCCGAGGGTGGGGTGAGCGCAGACGAGTCACGTCAAGCCGGAACTCGCGAGGGCCGGTATCGCAGGGCGACCGCCCCCAACCGGAACTCACGGCGATCTACGAGCTCGAGCTGGATGCGCTCGCGCAGACCGGCGAGCAACGTCGGCCCGTGTCCGGCAAGGACCGGCTGCACAAGGAACTCGTACTCGTCGATCAGTCCCAGATCTGCCAGCGCCAGGGGGAGCGTCACGCCACCCAGGAACAAGCGCTCACCTGGTTCGTGCTTGAGCCGCTGAACCGCTTGTTCCAAGTCGCCTCGCACCAGCTCGGCATTCCAATCGACCCCGCTCAGTGTGCTCGACACGACGTACTTCTTCGCCCGGTCGATGGTCTCGGCGAACGGGACCTCCCACGCTTCCATCCAGTCAGGCCACGTGCCCGTGGCCGGCTGCCGCCACGCTGACTCCATCATCTCGTAGGTCACCCGGCCGAACAGCAGGGCATCGGCTCGTTCCATCTCCGCGGCCCAGTAGCGCATCGACTCCTCGTCCGGGGGGAGCCCTGCCTCGTGATGGCAGCAGCCGTCGAGCGTGACGTTGATCGAGTATCGAAGTGCTCTCATCCCGTTGCTCTCCATTGATGCGCGCGGCGCGTTCACCGGACCGGATACAGACGACTGCCGGCGCCGGGTTTCATCGGCGGCCGAGGGCACCTGCGCACACCGCCGCAGACCTGGCGATTCCAGCCGTTGTCTTCAGTCGCGACACCATCGCCTCAGTGCGGCTGCGGCTCGCTGAACAAGACGTCCGGCATCGGCTCATCCATCTGTTCGATGCACACGTCGTCCGCCCAGCCCGAGCGGTCGCCTCCGAGCTGCTCGAGGTACACGCACACGGCGCTCTCGAGGTCGAGCCGCACGAGGTGCGCGTCCGCGAACTCGAAGGAGGGCTCCTGCGCGCGAACCGCGGGTCCGCCCTCCTCGGCGAGTCGACGCTCGCTGACCTCAGACAGCAGCAGCGCACAGCACGAGCAGCGCGGCGCGTACGCCGAGGTGGGACGGATGATTGCCTCCCACGCCTCCCGTCCGTGATGCTCGACGGACCGCAGGTGCTCGAGCGTCGCGCCCGGGCGGCCGCCGTCGCCGTCGGCGAGCTCGACCGGATCGAGCATCGCCACCCACGCGTAGTCCTGAAACATGGGATCGTCGTAGTCGAGGTCCCCGTCAGACGGACGCCGGCGAACCAGCCCGTCCGGCCGCAAAGCCGGTGCCACCGAGGATGCCGGACGCAGCGGCAGCTCGCGCCCTCCGTCGGGCGTGAAGAGCGCGACGGTCCGCGGTACAGACCCGATCTCGGTGTGCAGGAGGTGGCCCTCGAGGTCCTCGACCCGCAGCGCGTCGGGGCGGCGCAGCCACGCCCGCACGTCTGCGCCGAACTGGTCGCGCCCGTGCCGGCGCGTGCGCACGAACTGCAAGCTGGACCAGCGCCACGGTGAAGAGCGCGCCAGTGCCCGGAAGCGTTCCTCGGTGACCCCCATCGACGACAACCGTAGCCATGGCCATCCCGCCGAGCCGGCAGACTCAGCAACCTCGGGCCACCGGGCGTTCTGTAGCGCTCTCACTGATGCGGAGATCGGTTCCGGACGTCAGGCCTGACTCGGTGTGGCACGTCCGGCGGGCACGGCGTGGTCAGCTTGCGCGAGGGAGCTGCGGGGCCAGGTCCAGGCGGAGCGCAGGATGGCGGCCAGGAGCAGCACCTCGAGTCCGATGGAGAGCCCGTAGAAGAAGGTCCAGGACTCACCGACCGCGTTGAACATCGAGAAGGGGATGTATAGCGATGCCACGACGAGGTTGATCACCCGGTTCGCACGCGCAGGCAGGATCACGGAGAGGAAGATCATCAGGCTCGGGACCGCCACCGCCGCGAGAAAGGCGGTGAGAAGGGCCTGGCTGATCTCGAACTCCCAGACGACACCGGCCAGGATGTCGTCGATGACCCCTGGCTTGTACAGGTGGAAGTAGTCCACGTAGATGTACAGGAACATGAAGCTGGTCCAAGCTGCCGCGAGCTGCGCCTGCACCGGCATCCGCGTGTCCTCGTAGGTGATCTCAGCGTTCACTCGCCTCGTCATGGTCTGCTCTTTCGTTCTCTGGCGGGCCCGGCCCACAGCCGATCTGACTGGGTGGGAGCGAGCCGGGTGGAGGGCGTTGCGCCGCCACGGCACTCGTACACCGTACGTCGTACGCTGTACTATACGCGTACGCTGTACGGTTCGTCAGTGCCAAGCGCGAAGATGAGGAGCCCGTGGCCACGGACGAACCCGAACAGCGGCCTGCAGCTGCCGCTTCGTTGAGCAAGCAGCGGGTGGTGACCGAAGCCATCAG
Proteins encoded in this window:
- a CDS encoding DUF6326 family protein, whose amino-acid sequence is MTRRVNAEITYEDTRMPVQAQLAAAWTSFMFLYIYVDYFHLYKPGVIDDILAGVVWEFEISQALLTAFLAAVAVPSLMIFLSVILPARANRVINLVVASLYIPFSMFNAVGESWTFFYGLSIGLEVLLLAAILRSAWTWPRSSLAQADHAVPAGRATPSQA
- a CDS encoding dihydrofolate reductase family protein, with the protein product MRALRYSINVTLDGCCHHEAGLPPDEESMRYWAAEMERADALLFGRVTYEMMESAWRQPATGTWPDWMEAWEVPFAETIDRAKKYVVSSTLSGVDWNAELVRGDLEQAVQRLKHEPGERLFLGGVTLPLALADLGLIDEYEFLVQPVLAGHGPTLLAGLRERIQLELVDRREFRLGAVALRYRPSRVPA
- a CDS encoding FAD-binding protein, whose protein sequence is MSQRGTNWGGNLTYGVREVRLPTGLEALQEVVATTPRLRPLGTRHSFNGLADTSAVQVTLEAMEQFVEVDDVSATARVSGGSTYGHIAPVLHDHGLALPNLASLPHISVAGACATATHGSGVRHRNLAAAVSAMEFVDGTGELVTVSRANDPDIFPGCVVHLGALGVVTALTLDLVPAQPVHQRAYVNLSRSALAANLAEILAGADSVSCFTRWQDDVIETVLHKDMRDPADDPTELFGAARATRPRHPILGMSTESVTQQLGCPGPWHERLPHFRLGHTPSAGKEIQSEWFVDRRDAADALEAVWEAGPDLDEALQVSEIRTIAADDLWLSPMHERDVLGLHFTWTLDQPVVDRAVERVEDALAPFDPVPHWGKVSHADRDVYASRYDRLDDFTGLAERFDPDHRFRNPFLDDLLG